TAAGAGCATCATTAACAGATGTCACTTCCCCTAAAGATTTTAATTAATTGTGTCCAATATGACTCTTAGCTTTTGCTTATGAAGCGTTCACAAAAAACTGATATTTCAAAAGCAATTGATTGGTTAAAACCTTACAATATCAATGAGTTAATTTAAAATATAAAATCTAGCTACCATGCATGTTGAGAAAATGATATAAAAATAAACCTAAGATCCCCCTACGAATGTGGTTTTTTGTGTCAGCATGTACGTTAAAGGTTTGTGACATTACCCTGTATGCTTTAAGTCATCGAAAAATATAACTTCTCTCGTTAGTTATGGCAGATTGGAGCCTTGAAAGCCAATCAAGAGGACTTGAAAACATATTATTTGCAAGGAGTTTATAGTGTCTTTGTCTTTATTGAAACCCAATAAAATTCATTTCCTTATAGGTGAAAATGGTGTAGGAAAAAGTCTTTTGCTCGGTAAGCTATCTTCAGAGATAGCTTACCAGCACCCTAAAGAAAGTATAATAGCCATTGCTAATACTCTTCAGAATAAATTCCCAACCTTAAGGATTAGAAATTACTTTAGATTATCATCTAATAAAATCAGATTTGCAGAAGACGCCATTTTACAAGCATTTATTGCTTACTCGAAAAACCGTGAAAACCATCAAATAATAAATTTATTAAGGAACACTCTTAGTTATATAGGGTATTCCGAAAAAATGATCCTTTCCTTCAAGATTAAACGACAAATTGATTTTAAACAGCTAATCTATTCGATGGATTACATTAAATCAGTTGAAGATGGCGAAGCTGATAAAATTTACAACTTCATCACAAACTTAATTAAAAAACATGATGGGCGCGGAAGCTATAAAAATGACTATGTGAAGGTAATTCATGAAATAGATTTGGTAGACTTCATTTATGATTTAAATTCTGAATCTATTTTAACATTACTTGAGCATAAATATCACTTAAAAAAACACAAAGTAGTTTATGATATAAACATTGCCATTTCAAAAGATACGGATTGGTTGAGTTTGAATGATGCCAGTTCAGGTGAATTGGCACTCCTAACTACTATGGCGCATATATCAACATATATTAGTCATAATGCTTTCATACTTATCGATGAGCCTGAGAATAGTTTACATCCAAGATGGCAAAGAGAATATGTCAATCATTTGTACAATATGTTTTATCAGTTCGAACCGAAAATAATTTTAGCAACGCATTCGCCCATTGTTGTTTCAGGCGCATTTGAATCTGATTTAGCACCTTCAATCTATGAAGTTAAAAATGCAGAAATACATCGCTTCCGTGAGGCGAGTACAACTAACGTAGAAGAGATTTTATTGGAAGTTTTTCAATTACTTACATCAGAGAATAGATTCTTCAGTTTTAAAGTAAATAAAATCATAAATGAATATATAAGCGGGGAGATTAGTTATGTTGAAATAAAAAAACAGATCGATAGGCTAAGACAGTTATCCTCGGATAAAAATCAAATCAAGATCATTGACGCCATACCTAATATAATAAAAAAAATAGTAACAAAAAAAGGTGACATCGATGAATAAGCTTAAATTCGATAGTAGCCATGTCAATGCAATCAAACAAGCCATCCGAGATGGAGG
This DNA window, taken from Scandinavium goeteborgense, encodes the following:
- a CDS encoding AAA family ATPase, which codes for MSLSLLKPNKIHFLIGENGVGKSLLLGKLSSEIAYQHPKESIIAIANTLQNKFPTLRIRNYFRLSSNKIRFAEDAILQAFIAYSKNRENHQIINLLRNTLSYIGYSEKMILSFKIKRQIDFKQLIYSMDYIKSVEDGEADKIYNFITNLIKKHDGRGSYKNDYVKVIHEIDLVDFIYDLNSESILTLLEHKYHLKKHKVVYDINIAISKDTDWLSLNDASSGELALLTTMAHISTYISHNAFILIDEPENSLHPRWQREYVNHLYNMFYQFEPKIILATHSPIVVSGAFESDLAPSIYEVKNAEIHRFREASTTNVEEILLEVFQLLTSENRFFSFKVNKIINEYISGEISYVEIKKQIDRLRQLSSDKNQIKIIDAIPNIIKKIVTKKGDIDE